From Stenotrophomonas sp. SAU14A_NAIMI4_8:
CACGGCCAGGCCAAGGGTCAGCCGGCGGCCGCGCAGCAGCAGGTCCCAGCCGCGCTGCCAGCGTGCGGCCAGGAAGCCGCCCAGGAACAGCGGCAGCGACTCGGCGTGCACGTAGACGTCGTCCAGCAACGCATGGGTTGGCGGCCAGCGCGGCATCAGTACCAACAGCGCCCAGGCCAGCCAGACCCCCGGCAGCAACAGCAGCGCGGCCCCCAACAGACGGTCGCTCACCTGCAGCGTCGGCAGCGACTTGGCCACCGGCCGCAGCAGGCTGGCCAGCACCACGGCCAGCACGGTGTAGGGCAGCAGGTAGGCCAAGTACCACAGATGGTTCCAAGTGAAGCCGTACTGGGAGCCACTGAAGTGCGCGCCCGGCCAGGGGCGGAACTGCCAGTAGCGCCACAGGAACCGTCCCAGCCCCGGCGCCACGTCGCCCTTGTCCAGCGCCTCGCAGTACGCCTGCAGCGAGACCACCGCCACGATGCCGAACAGCAGCGGCAGCAGCAGGCGCCAGCAGCGGCGCAGGGTATGCGGCAGGCGGCCCCGGTCGGGCAGGGACAGGCCCAGGGCCATGCCGCTGATGGCAAACAGCAGCGGCATGCGCCAGCGATTGAGGGCGATCATCGGCCACTGCAGCCAGTGCGCGGTGTAAGCGCTCTTCAGGTGGAAATCCCAGCCGGCCACGTAGGCCATGGCGGCGTGGTAGAGGATCAGCAGGGCGAAGGCGGCGATGCGCAGGGTGTCCAGATCGTGGTGTCGGTGCATGGCGATGGGCATCAGGGGGACGCTGCACCTTCGCTGGCCAACCATCACTGCGCCAGCTGAAAGGGCGCAATGGCGGGCGTTCTGGGCCCAATGGCGGGGCCGCAGGGACCAATGGCCGATGCGGGCGGGGGCGGATGGGCAACAATGGCGGCATGGAAAATGGAGATCCGGCGGCACGTGCCGCTGCAACCGCCCAAGTGGCGTATAGACCCGGCAAGGACGTGATGTTCTGGTCGCTGCTGTTCCTGTGTACCGCCGCGGGCAACGTGCTGGCGCAGTGGATGCGGGCGGTGCGTGATGCGCAGCCCTTCGCCGGGCTGGGCACCTCCATCGAGGAGTTCAGCAGCGCGCTGGCAACCCTGGGGCTGCTGATGCTGCTGCAGGCGGCGGCCCGCCGGTGGCCGTTGCATGCCGATACCTGGCGGCGCCGGATCGGCTTCTATGTGCTGGGCGGCATCGCCTGGTGGCTGCTGCATGTCAGCGCCATGGTGCTGCTGCGCAAACTGGCCTTCGCCCTGGCAGGCCAGCACTACGTCTATGGTGACTGGCCGGCGCAGTGGT
This genomic window contains:
- a CDS encoding acyltransferase family protein; translated protein: MHRHHDLDTLRIAAFALLILYHAAMAYVAGWDFHLKSAYTAHWLQWPMIALNRWRMPLLFAISGMALGLSLPDRGRLPHTLRRCWRLLLPLLFGIVAVVSLQAYCEALDKGDVAPGLGRFLWRYWQFRPWPGAHFSGSQYGFTWNHLWYLAYLLPYTVLAVVLASLLRPVAKSLPTLQVSDRLLGAALLLLPGVWLAWALLVLMPRWPPTHALLDDVYVHAESLPLFLGGFLAARWQRGWDLLLRGRRLTLGLAVLGLCLELGIRALARLPDVGNVDPWILALPWAQTERVGRALYTWCMLLALFGWARVLLARPWPGQAYCREAVFSWYILHQTVLIVLLYALRPLQLGPWLEPALLVAGTVGGCLLIHELLIRRVRWLRPLFGLRAHPLSSATARVVRAH